A single region of the Vicia villosa cultivar HV-30 ecotype Madison, WI linkage group LG4, Vvil1.0, whole genome shotgun sequence genome encodes:
- the LOC131597587 gene encoding uncharacterized protein LOC131597587 — MANNVTATREATRRTHTYSFHREGLIQLGQLGGLITGHNKTVFTENYGNILTLLDSRVDEWGLSTLLQFYDPDLRCFTFSGYQLAPTLEEYSHFLNIKVQHKVPFVCVPEKPDLDNIANALYLSIEDVLGNWKKNGNTHGFYMSFLVEKAQELANKKLWEAFNALLAVLIYGIVMFPNIHKFVDLAAICLFMDRNPIPTLLADTYYSIHSRYGKGGAIRNCLPLLYTWFKSHLPTSGPFITSTQKWPQRIMGLTGNDIVWCPTGMDVGKVITSCGTFDNVPLIGTKGVINYNPKLALRQLGFTLEDKPLDKEVFESVCFEKGTNPKGLEKVKSAWNSIHTDDQISLGEKNAVAKQAYTDWVENRVKDRLLPFPKVNPLYEQPPKIPIATVPDENRIQVDMECTQLHEKKSDAQPKHCLIDQKRVELTHEAKMLKGGSSRVQKRARTEKGERDTTESGDIRRRVSLKAISGESNFRRTRDTYDFITGGTRTRL, encoded by the coding sequence atggctaacaacgtgaccgctacCAGAGAAGCTACAAGGCGTACTCACACTTACAGTTTCCATCGCGAAGGCTTGATTCAGTTGGGGCAATTGGGTGGATTGATCACTGGTCATAATAAAACTGTGTTCACCGAGAATTACGGAAACATCTTGACTCTTTTGGACTCACGCGTCGACGAATGGGgtttatctactcttctccagttctatgatcctgaCTTGCGTTGTTTCACCTTCTCAGGCTATCAGTTGGCTCCCACTCTCGAGGAGTACTCTCACTTTCTCAATATCAAGGTTCAACACAAGGTTCCTTTCGTTTGTGTCCCAGAGAAACCGGATTTGGACAacattgccaacgctctttatttgagcatagaaGACGTCCTTGggaattggaagaagaatggtaACACTCATGGTTTCTATATGAGTTTCTTGGTTGAGAAGGCCCAAGAGTTGGCCAACAAAAAGTTGTGGGAAGCTTTCAACGCCCTTCTGGCCGTTTTGATTTATGGGATCGTGATGTTCcctaacattcacaagttcgttgatctGGCCGCTATATGTCTTTTCATGGATAGGAATCCGATCCCTACTTTGCTAGCCGATACGTACTATTCCATTCACTCTCGATATGGGAAAGGAGGAGCCATAAGAAATTGTTTGCCGTTGTTATACACCTGGTTTAAGTCCCACCTACCTACAAGTGGTCCTTTCATTACTTCTACtcagaaatggcctcaaaggatcatggggcttactggAAATGACATTGTCTGGTGTCCCACTGGAATGGACGTGGGGAAAGTTATAACTAGCTGTGGTACTTTTGACAACGTTCCTCTCATAGGAACAAAAGGtgttatcaattataatcctaAGCTAGCGCTGCGTCAGTTGGGTTTTACACTTGAAGacaagcctttggacaaagagGTATTCGAATCCGTTTGCTTTGAAAAGGGAACCAATCCAAAGGGTCTAGAAAAAGTGAAGAGTGCCTGGAATAGCATCCATACAGATGATCAGATTTCTCTAGGTGAAAAGAATGCCGTTGCCAAACAAGCCTACACAGATTGGGTTGAAAATAGAGTTAAAGATcgcctgttgcctttcccgaaggttaacccATTGTACGAGCAGCCGCCTAAGATTCCAATTGCCACTGTGCCTGATGAGAATCGTATCCAGGTAGATATGGAATGCACCCAATTGCACGAAAAGAAGTCGGATGCGCAACCGAAACATTGTCTTATAGACCAGAAAAGAGTTGAGTTGACACACGAAGCCAAAATGCTGAagggaggatcttccagagttcaaaagagggctagaacGGAAAAAGGTGAAAGAGATACTACT